Proteins from one Brevibacillus humidisoli genomic window:
- a CDS encoding YqhR family membrane protein → MEVSVGVTIVWAILRMVATFFHFTPYGNYVFSRPFVGLPSEGTSTGAVIGLIVLFVISFAATLVYAILFARFKLWWGGVLYGAALFLLFGLLFEMWRWKGDTLSTELAWFLTYGLFIGLSLTAERFDEI, encoded by the coding sequence ATGGAGGTATCGGTAGGTGTTACAATTGTTTGGGCCATACTGCGGATGGTTGCGACATTTTTTCACTTTACCCCCTATGGGAACTACGTCTTCTCCCGGCCATTTGTCGGTTTGCCCTCTGAAGGGACTAGCACCGGAGCGGTGATCGGACTGATCGTCTTGTTTGTGATCTCGTTTGCAGCGACGCTTGTGTATGCCATTTTATTTGCGCGGTTCAAACTGTGGTGGGGTGGAGTGCTGTATGGGGCTGCATTGTTTCTCTTGTTTGGTCTCTTGTTTGAGATGTGGCGGTGGAAGGGAGACACGCTCAGCACCGAACTGGCCTGGTTCCTAACCTATGGCTTGTTTATTGGACTGAGCTTGACGGCGGAGCGGTTCGATGAGATCTGA
- a CDS encoding DUF1385 domain-containing protein, giving the protein MTQQNVPSYGGQAVIEGVMFGGKRVTITAIRKKNQDIAFFEEPRKEIKWTKPLKKIPFVRGIVGLIEASASGAKHLNFSTEQYSAESDEAGSEAGPSKLTLILGVAVVGVLSFLFGKLLFTVVPALLAGYLFGHWIPNGVWSNLVEGGIKIILLLAYILTIAQTPLIKRLFQYHGAEHKVINAFEAGVELTVKNVQQFSTLHYRCGSSFIIFTVLVGVVVYSLVDYQTMWERVVQRIYLLPVVIGVSYEVLQWTNRFRDTPVLRFLGYPGLWLQKITTREPDDSQVEVAIASFQKMRESDQLLTENRFASTG; this is encoded by the coding sequence TTGACGCAACAAAACGTACCCAGCTATGGTGGTCAGGCTGTCATCGAGGGAGTCATGTTCGGCGGCAAGCGTGTGACCATCACAGCGATTCGCAAAAAGAATCAAGATATTGCCTTTTTTGAAGAGCCGCGGAAGGAAATCAAGTGGACCAAACCCTTAAAAAAGATCCCGTTTGTGCGCGGAATCGTCGGTCTGATCGAAGCAAGCGCGAGCGGAGCGAAACACTTAAACTTCTCTACAGAGCAGTATAGTGCCGAATCAGATGAAGCAGGCAGTGAGGCGGGCCCGTCCAAACTAACCCTGATCCTGGGTGTAGCAGTAGTCGGGGTGCTTTCGTTTTTGTTCGGCAAACTGCTGTTCACGGTGGTGCCTGCTCTGCTCGCCGGCTATCTGTTTGGTCATTGGATACCTAACGGAGTCTGGTCCAACCTGGTTGAGGGCGGGATCAAAATCATCTTGCTGCTCGCCTACATCCTCACGATCGCCCAGACACCGCTGATCAAACGGCTCTTCCAATATCACGGAGCGGAGCATAAAGTGATTAACGCGTTCGAAGCAGGGGTAGAATTAACAGTAAAAAACGTACAGCAGTTTTCCACGCTTCACTACCGCTGCGGCAGCAGCTTCATCATTTTCACCGTGCTCGTCGGCGTAGTGGTCTATTCGCTAGTGGACTACCAGACGATGTGGGAACGCGTCGTCCAGCGTATCTACCTGCTGCCAGTGGTCATTGGTGTATCCTATGAAGTCCTGCAATGGACAAACCGCTTTCGCGATACACCTGTACTTCGTTTTCTCGGCTATCCTGGTTTGTGGCTGCAAAAAATTACGACGCGTGAACCAGACGACAGTCAGGTGGAAGTGGCGATCGCTTCCTTCCAGAAAATGCGTGAGAGCGATCAACTACTGACAGAAAACCGTTTTGCTTCAACCGGTTGA